The following proteins are encoded in a genomic region of bacterium:
- a CDS encoding aminotransferase class V-fold PLP-dependent enzyme, translating into MEPHVKSLIERIRDGIIGDDRALDGPYGPRRLTYADYTASGRSLSFIEDFLREEVLPLYANTHTETSSTGLQTTRFREDARRLVHDAVGGNDDDIVIFCGSGATSAINKLVEIMNLRLPRDLDLRHGLSARIPADQRPVVFIGPYEHHSNELPWRETIADVVTIAEDQDGRIDQAHLARELERYAARPLKIGSFSAASNVTGIVSDTAGISTLLHMHGALAFWDFAAAAPYVRMEMNLRVEGESGALAYKDAVFISPHKFIGGPGTPGVLVAKRQLLTNTVPTVPGGGTVSYVSPAGHTYLTDPAHREEGGTPAIIEAIRAGLVFHLKDAVGAANIEQLEKCFVDRAITAWSADPDIRILGNLKAKRLSIVSFVIRRGDRLLHHNFVVALLNDLFGIQARGGCSCAGPYGHRLLGIDLAHSERFHAAINGGSEGIKPGWVRVNFNYFISEAVFDFVIAAVRFVARDGWRFLPDYDFDAHTGIWRHREARRGDTLSLDDVTYRTGRMAWHTHHRVAPEGALDGYLLEAVRLAAVRAAAGAGATGANVTAAALPPLPSEFESLRWFPLPGDTD; encoded by the coding sequence TTGGAACCCCACGTGAAGTCGCTCATCGAGCGGATCCGCGACGGCATCATCGGCGATGACCGCGCGCTCGACGGCCCCTACGGGCCGCGGCGCCTGACCTACGCCGACTACACGGCCAGCGGGCGCTCCCTTTCGTTCATCGAGGATTTCCTGCGCGAGGAAGTGCTGCCGCTCTACGCCAATACCCATACCGAGACCTCGAGCACCGGCCTGCAGACCACGCGCTTCCGCGAGGACGCGCGGCGCCTGGTCCACGATGCGGTGGGCGGCAACGACGACGACATCGTCATCTTCTGCGGCTCCGGCGCCACCAGCGCCATCAACAAGCTCGTCGAGATCATGAACCTGCGGTTGCCGCGTGACCTCGACCTGCGCCACGGGCTGTCGGCGCGCATCCCGGCCGACCAGCGCCCGGTCGTGTTCATCGGGCCCTACGAACACCACTCGAACGAATTGCCATGGCGCGAGACCATTGCCGATGTGGTGACCATCGCCGAGGACCAGGACGGGCGCATCGACCAGGCCCACCTGGCGCGGGAACTGGAGCGGTACGCGGCGCGGCCGCTGAAGATCGGCAGCTTCTCGGCCGCCAGCAACGTGACCGGCATCGTGTCGGACACGGCCGGCATCTCGACGCTGCTGCACATGCACGGCGCCCTGGCCTTCTGGGATTTCGCGGCGGCGGCACCCTACGTCAGGATGGAGATGAACCTGCGCGTCGAGGGCGAATCAGGTGCCCTGGCGTACAAGGATGCGGTCTTCATCTCGCCGCACAAGTTCATCGGCGGGCCGGGTACGCCCGGCGTGCTGGTGGCCAAGCGGCAGTTGCTGACCAACACGGTGCCCACGGTGCCGGGCGGTGGCACGGTCTCGTACGTGAGCCCGGCCGGGCACACCTACCTGACCGACCCTGCGCACCGCGAGGAAGGCGGCACCCCGGCGATCATCGAGGCGATTCGCGCCGGCCTGGTCTTCCACCTCAAGGACGCAGTGGGCGCCGCGAACATCGAGCAACTGGAGAAGTGCTTCGTCGACCGCGCCATCACCGCCTGGTCCGCCGACCCGGACATCCGCATCCTGGGCAACCTGAAGGCGAAGCGGCTGTCGATCGTGTCGTTCGTCATCCGTCGCGGCGACCGCCTGCTGCATCACAATTTCGTCGTGGCGCTGCTGAACGACCTGTTCGGCATCCAGGCGCGGGGCGGCTGTTCCTGCGCCGGTCCCTACGGTCACCGGCTGCTCGGCATCGACCTGGCGCACAGCGAACGGTTCCACGCGGCCATCAACGGCGGCAGCGAGGGCATCAAGCCCGGCTGGGTCCGCGTGAATTTCAACTACTTCATCAGTGAGGCCGTGTTCGACTTCGTCATCGCCGCGGTCCGCTTTGTCGCGCGTGACGGCTGGCGATTCCTGCCCGACTACGACTTCGATGCGCACACGGGCATTTGGCGGCATCGCGAAGCGAGGCGCGGCGATACGCTGAGCCTCGACGACGTCACCTACCGCACCGGCCGGATGGCGTGGCACACGCATCACCGGGTGGCGCCCGAAGGCGCGCTCGACGGCTACCTGCTCGAGGCGGTGCGTCTGGCTGCCGTACGAGCCGCCGCCGGCGCTGGCGCAACCGGTGCGAACGTGACCGCTGCAGCCCTTCCGCCGCTGCCGAGCGAGTTCGAGAGCCTGCGCTGGTTCCCGTTGCCGGGCGACACCGACTGA
- a CDS encoding GAF domain-containing protein yields the protein MNAPDKPTAAEAALAGRYRRLREQLLELYRKTDDPVARMATACAVLHHKQPHFFWTGFYRLQDGKLVVGPYQGPLACSELAGPQGVCWAAVTSGAALVVADVHAFPGHVACDSRSQSEIVVPVRDAHGNIVAVLDVDSDRPAAFSDVDREGLEAIVALIHAPEPRD from the coding sequence ATGAACGCACCCGACAAGCCCACCGCCGCGGAGGCGGCCCTGGCCGGCCGCTATCGCCGCCTGCGCGAGCAGTTGCTCGAACTCTACCGGAAGACGGATGACCCCGTGGCGCGCATGGCCACCGCGTGTGCCGTGCTGCACCACAAACAGCCCCACTTCTTCTGGACGGGGTTCTACCGGCTGCAGGACGGCAAGCTGGTCGTGGGCCCGTACCAGGGGCCGCTGGCGTGTTCCGAGCTGGCGGGGCCGCAGGGGGTCTGTTGGGCTGCCGTGACGAGCGGCGCCGCGTTGGTGGTCGCCGATGTGCACGCCTTCCCCGGCCACGTCGCCTGTGACTCCCGGTCGCAGAGCGAGATCGTGGTGCCGGTGCGCGACGCACACGGCAACATCGTCGCCGTGCTCGACGTGGACTCCGACCGTCCGGCTGCGTTCAGCGATGTGGATCGCGAAGGTCTCGAGGCGATCGTGGCGCTGATCCATGCGCCGGAGCCGCGCGACTGA
- a CDS encoding amidohydrolase family protein: MRIQGGKILTAGGPVPADVVVEDGLIIMIEPPRGGEPAAGDTDAAGRWVLPGGVDAHTHFGMPLGGGLSSLGWRESSAAALLGGTTTIIDFANPDHDEPLAAAVARWRVMADGHILCDYGLHVTVVDASPERLAELPALLRAGLPTFKGFLAYKGRLMLTPVAMSSLMDAVAEAGGLLLVHAEDGELNAQVEAELLAAGRTAPRWHPDAHPVESEVQAAVLALDLARQADCPLLVVHMSAAGTLAALRRAQSDREGGGPAALGEVCVHHLFADDAAYRADEDAALAAICSPPLRPAGHGAALLAGLADGAIDLLSTDHCEFALATKRSAAPGGFMKVPNGCGGVGERLVLSHTMAVCEGRLDPWRWQQAFAELPAALMGLGARKGRLAPGFDADIVLFDPEERYTWQPAAGSDVAGSLWDGRPAVGRVTDVWLRGIRVVRDGALCPDQPGGVFLPRALDTALLRKDT; this comes from the coding sequence ATGAGAATTCAAGGCGGCAAAATACTTACCGCCGGCGGGCCGGTGCCTGCCGACGTGGTCGTGGAAGACGGGCTCATCATTATGATCGAGCCGCCGCGGGGCGGCGAACCGGCTGCCGGCGACACCGATGCCGCCGGACGCTGGGTCCTGCCGGGCGGCGTTGACGCCCATACGCATTTCGGCATGCCGCTGGGCGGCGGCCTGTCCAGCCTCGGCTGGCGCGAGAGCTCTGCTGCGGCCCTGCTCGGTGGAACGACGACCATCATCGACTTCGCCAACCCTGACCACGACGAACCGCTGGCGGCGGCCGTGGCCCGGTGGCGGGTCATGGCCGATGGGCACATCCTCTGCGACTACGGCCTGCACGTGACGGTGGTCGATGCGTCGCCGGAACGCCTGGCGGAGTTGCCGGCGCTCCTGCGGGCCGGGTTACCGACGTTCAAGGGATTCCTCGCCTACAAGGGCCGGCTCATGCTGACCCCGGTGGCTATGTCGTCGCTCATGGACGCTGTCGCCGAAGCCGGCGGCCTGCTCCTGGTCCACGCCGAGGACGGCGAGTTGAACGCGCAGGTCGAAGCCGAACTTCTCGCGGCGGGACGCACCGCCCCGCGCTGGCACCCTGATGCGCACCCGGTCGAGTCGGAGGTCCAGGCAGCCGTCCTGGCGCTGGACCTGGCGCGACAGGCGGACTGTCCGCTGCTGGTGGTGCACATGAGCGCGGCGGGCACGCTGGCGGCCCTGCGCCGCGCACAGAGCGACCGCGAAGGCGGTGGCCCGGCCGCCCTCGGCGAGGTTTGTGTCCACCATCTGTTCGCCGACGATGCGGCTTATCGTGCCGACGAGGATGCCGCTCTCGCCGCCATCTGCTCGCCACCGCTGCGCCCGGCCGGCCACGGCGCGGCCCTGCTCGCGGGCCTGGCCGACGGCGCCATCGACCTGCTCTCGACCGACCACTGCGAGTTCGCCCTGGCCACGAAGCGCAGCGCCGCTCCAGGCGGTTTCATGAAGGTGCCCAACGGCTGCGGCGGTGTCGGCGAGCGCCTGGTGCTCAGCCACACGATGGCGGTCTGCGAGGGCCGCCTCGATCCCTGGCGCTGGCAGCAGGCCTTCGCCGAGCTTCCGGCCGCACTCATGGGCCTCGGCGCGCGCAAGGGCCGGTTGGCCCCCGGTTTTGATGCGGACATCGTCCTGTTCGACCCCGAAGAGCGCTACACCTGGCAGCCTGCCGCCGGCAGCGATGTGGCGGGTTCGCTCTGGGACGGCAGGCCGGCGGTCGGCCGGGTCACCGATGTCTGGTTGCGGGGCATCCGCGTCGTGCGCGACGGCGCCCTGTGTCCCGATCAGCCCGGCGGCGTCTTCCTGCCGCGCGCCCTCGACACTGCGCTGCTTCGGAAGGACACCTGA
- a CDS encoding OmpA family protein — MKRILALIVIATLLAGLAGCASMSRKEKGAVIGAGSGAVLGGIIGKQAGNTALGAILGAAVGGAAGAYIGNYMDNQAEEIERDLDGATVERVGEGIKITFDSGILFAVGKSELQSAARTNLTNLATILNKYPDTEILIEGHTDATGSDESNLTLSRNRSGSVANYLEGLSVSPTRFTTMGYGESQPIADNESESGRQANRRVELAIMANDKLKKVAEQKAGN, encoded by the coding sequence ATGAAGAGAATCCTGGCACTCATCGTCATCGCCACGCTGCTGGCCGGATTGGCCGGTTGCGCCAGCATGAGCCGCAAGGAAAAGGGTGCCGTCATCGGTGCCGGATCCGGCGCGGTTCTCGGCGGCATCATCGGCAAGCAGGCCGGCAACACGGCCCTCGGCGCCATCCTCGGCGCTGCGGTCGGCGGCGCTGCCGGCGCCTACATCGGCAACTACATGGACAACCAGGCCGAGGAGATCGAGCGCGACCTGGACGGCGCCACGGTCGAGCGTGTGGGCGAAGGCATCAAGATCACCTTCGACTCCGGCATCCTGTTCGCCGTCGGCAAGAGTGAGTTGCAGTCGGCGGCGCGCACGAACCTGACGAATCTCGCGACGATCCTCAACAAGTATCCCGACACCGAGATCCTGATCGAGGGCCACACCGACGCCACCGGCAGCGACGAGTCCAACCTCACGCTGTCGCGCAATCGCTCGGGTTCGGTCGCGAACTACCTCGAGGGCCTGTCGGTGTCTCCCACGCGTTTCACCACCATGGGCTACGGCGAATCGCAGCCGATCGCGGACAACGAGTCCGAGTCGGGCCGTCAGGCAAACCGCCGCGTCGAACTGGCGATCATGGCCAACGACAAACTCAAGAAGGTCGCCGAGCAGAAGGCCGGCAACTAA
- a CDS encoding methylcrotonoyl-CoA carboxylase, producing MKRIASRLSRSDAAFRENDRVNRQRAADLAALHAQVSEGGGARARQRHLEQKKMLVRDRIEALLDPGTPFLELSPLAAHGLYEGEAPAAGLVTGVGRVHGRQVMIVANDATVKGGTYYPVTVKKHLRAQEIARENRLPCVYLVDSGGAFLPLQAEVFPDREHFGRIFYNQAQMSALGIPQLSAVLGSCTAGGAYVPAMSDEVVIVKEQGTIFLGGPPLVKAATGEEVTAEELGGGDVHTRISGVADHLANDDAHALQILRDAIENLGPVQLARTPCATPEDPHYDPDELYGAVSHDPRIPFDIREVIARLVDGSRMHEFKPRYGTTLVCGFAHLHGYTVGIIANNGILFSAEALKATHFIELCNARNIPLVFLQNISGFMIGRQYEHGGIAKDGAKMVNAVSNSTVPKFTVVVGGSYGAGNYGMCGRAFQPRLLFMWPQAKISVMGGEQAAGVLLTVKKEQLARSGQALDAAGEQAITGPILAKYEQEGHAYYSSARLWDDGVIDPVSTRDVLGLGLAMSLNAPITPVRYGIFRMRSPDARLAAQRRPGPGRHARRAGHAPRPVGRRGGHAARAVHGVGRA from the coding sequence ATGAAGCGCATCGCGAGCAGACTCAGCCGCAGCGATGCGGCATTCCGCGAAAACGACCGTGTCAATCGCCAGCGCGCCGCCGACCTCGCCGCCCTGCATGCGCAGGTGAGCGAGGGCGGCGGCGCGCGTGCGCGCCAGCGGCACCTCGAGCAGAAGAAGATGCTCGTGCGCGACCGCATCGAGGCGCTGCTGGACCCGGGTACGCCGTTCCTGGAGCTGTCGCCGCTGGCGGCGCACGGCCTCTACGAGGGCGAAGCGCCGGCAGCGGGGCTGGTCACGGGCGTGGGGCGCGTGCACGGCCGCCAGGTCATGATCGTGGCGAACGACGCCACCGTGAAGGGCGGCACCTACTACCCGGTCACGGTGAAGAAGCACCTGCGAGCGCAGGAGATCGCCCGCGAGAACCGCCTGCCCTGCGTCTACCTCGTGGATTCGGGCGGCGCCTTCCTGCCGCTGCAGGCCGAGGTGTTCCCCGACCGCGAGCACTTCGGGCGCATCTTCTACAACCAGGCCCAGATGAGCGCCCTCGGCATCCCGCAGCTCAGCGCGGTGCTCGGGTCGTGCACCGCCGGCGGCGCCTATGTGCCGGCGATGAGCGACGAGGTCGTCATCGTCAAGGAGCAGGGCACGATCTTCCTGGGCGGCCCGCCGCTGGTCAAGGCGGCGACCGGCGAGGAAGTCACGGCCGAGGAACTGGGCGGGGGCGATGTCCACACGCGCATCAGCGGCGTGGCCGACCATCTGGCCAACGACGACGCGCACGCGCTGCAGATCCTGCGCGACGCGATCGAGAACCTGGGCCCGGTGCAACTGGCGCGCACACCCTGTGCCACGCCCGAAGACCCACACTACGATCCCGACGAACTGTACGGCGCCGTCAGCCACGACCCGCGCATCCCGTTCGACATCCGCGAGGTCATTGCGCGACTGGTCGACGGCAGCCGCATGCACGAATTCAAGCCGCGCTACGGGACCACCCTTGTCTGCGGCTTCGCCCACCTGCACGGCTACACGGTGGGCATCATCGCCAACAACGGGATCCTCTTCAGCGCCGAGGCCCTCAAGGCCACGCATTTCATCGAGCTGTGCAATGCGCGCAACATCCCGCTGGTCTTCCTGCAGAACATCAGCGGTTTCATGATCGGGCGGCAATACGAGCACGGCGGCATCGCCAAGGACGGCGCCAAGATGGTCAACGCCGTCAGCAACAGCACGGTGCCGAAGTTCACGGTCGTGGTCGGCGGCAGCTACGGCGCCGGCAACTACGGCATGTGCGGGCGGGCGTTCCAGCCGCGCCTGCTGTTCATGTGGCCGCAGGCGAAGATCTCGGTGATGGGCGGCGAGCAGGCGGCCGGCGTTTTGCTCACGGTGAAGAAGGAACAGCTGGCCCGGTCCGGGCAGGCCCTCGATGCCGCCGGTGAACAGGCCATCACCGGGCCCATCCTCGCCAAGTACGAGCAGGAGGGGCACGCCTATTACAGCAGTGCACGCCTGTGGGACGACGGCGTCATCGATCCCGTTTCCACGCGCGATGTGCTGGGCCTCGGCCTGGCCATGTCGCTCAATGCGCCGATCACGCCCGTGCGCTACGGCATCTTCCGCATGAGGAGTCCCGATGCCCGTCTGGCAGCACAACGCCGGCCCGGTCCTGGTCGTCACGCTCGACGAGCCGGACACGCGCCACGCCCTGTCGGCCGGCGTGGTGGCCACGCTGCACGCGCTGTTCACGGGGTTGGCCGCGCGTGA
- a CDS encoding acetyl-CoA carboxylase biotin carboxylase subunit, which yields MRTVLVANRGEIAVRVIRACRELGLRTVAVCSEADRRALHAELADVAVVLGPPEPSASYLRADLIIAAAVQTGADAVHPGYGFLAENAAFAEACAAAGLVFIGPSPAVIRAMGEKTAARAVMEKAGVPVVPGARLPEPTADGAFDANAVHAVCDGVGYPLMVKAAFGGGGKGMRLVQDRAQVVAACEAAAREARGAFGDGTVYVERFIAQPRHIEFQVFGDSHGNVVHLFERECSIQRRHQKIIEETPSPALDEARRAAMGAAAVAAARAVGYEGAGTVEFLVDPSGNFYFLEMNTRLQVEHPVTELVTGQDLVCAQILVAGGAPLPWKQSDLTARGHAIECRVYAEDPENGFMPSLGTLLLLREPSGPGVRVDSGVRQGDEVSLYYDPMIAKLSVHAPDRPAAIARMAAALRDYPILGVTTNHEYLLAVLAEPAFAAGRLHTGFLEEHLPHWRSGRAVDAGVALLATAAAETGGRARGGATSLTGSANAADGEPVAAASPWDRLGRYRHPGLG from the coding sequence ATCCGCACCGTACTGGTGGCCAACCGCGGCGAGATCGCCGTGCGCGTGATCCGTGCCTGCCGGGAACTGGGGCTGCGCACCGTGGCCGTGTGCTCGGAGGCCGACCGGCGCGCGCTGCACGCCGAGCTGGCCGACGTTGCGGTGGTGCTCGGTCCGCCCGAGCCGTCTGCCTCGTACCTGCGGGCCGACCTGATCATCGCCGCCGCCGTGCAGACGGGCGCCGACGCGGTGCACCCCGGCTACGGCTTCCTGGCCGAGAACGCGGCCTTCGCCGAGGCGTGCGCCGCCGCGGGGCTGGTCTTCATCGGGCCGTCGCCGGCCGTCATCCGCGCCATGGGCGAGAAGACCGCTGCGCGCGCCGTGATGGAAAAGGCGGGCGTCCCGGTCGTGCCGGGCGCGCGCCTGCCGGAGCCGACTGCCGACGGCGCCTTCGACGCCAACGCCGTGCACGCGGTCTGCGACGGCGTCGGCTATCCGTTGATGGTCAAGGCCGCGTTCGGCGGCGGCGGCAAGGGCATGCGGCTGGTGCAGGACCGCGCACAGGTGGTGGCTGCCTGCGAGGCGGCGGCCCGCGAGGCGCGCGGCGCCTTCGGCGACGGTACCGTCTACGTCGAGCGCTTCATCGCCCAGCCGCGACACATCGAGTTCCAGGTCTTCGGCGACAGCCATGGCAACGTCGTGCACCTGTTCGAGCGCGAGTGTTCGATCCAGCGTCGCCACCAGAAGATCATCGAGGAGACCCCGTCGCCCGCGCTGGACGAGGCGCGCCGCGCCGCGATGGGCGCCGCCGCGGTGGCCGCCGCCCGCGCCGTTGGCTACGAGGGCGCCGGCACCGTCGAGTTCCTTGTCGACCCGTCCGGGAACTTCTACTTCCTGGAGATGAACACCCGCCTGCAGGTGGAGCACCCCGTCACCGAGCTGGTCACCGGCCAGGACCTGGTCTGCGCGCAGATCCTGGTTGCCGGCGGCGCCCCGCTGCCCTGGAAGCAGTCGGACCTGACGGCCCGCGGCCACGCCATCGAGTGCCGCGTCTACGCGGAGGATCCCGAGAACGGGTTCATGCCCTCGCTGGGAACGCTGCTGCTGCTGCGGGAGCCGTCGGGTCCCGGCGTGCGCGTCGACTCGGGCGTCCGGCAGGGCGACGAAGTGAGTCTCTACTACGATCCGATGATCGCCAAGCTGAGCGTGCACGCGCCCGATCGCCCGGCGGCCATCGCGCGCATGGCGGCGGCCCTGCGCGACTACCCGATCCTCGGCGTGACCACGAACCACGAGTACCTCCTGGCCGTGCTGGCCGAGCCCGCGTTCGCCGCCGGCCGCCTGCACACCGGATTCCTCGAGGAGCACCTGCCGCACTGGCGCAGCGGTCGGGCCGTCGATGCCGGGGTGGCGCTGCTGGCGACCGCGGCGGCCGAGACGGGCGGGCGCGCACGCGGTGGCGCCACGTCATTGACCGGCAGCGCGAACGCCGCCGACGGCGAGCCCGTAGCGGCAGCCTCGCCGTGGGACCGCCTGGGGCGCTATCGCCACCCGGGACTGGGTTGA
- a CDS encoding biotin/lipoyl-binding protein — MQLKFRDDNGEHALAVRHQEGGWLVTPEGETTGASVIAAADGAWLVTLPDGSRRRAWVVAQRDERLVFCDGRVHRLRRPDPVHAGEAVADVAEGPNLHARMPGKVVRLLVSAGQQVSAGQPLVIMESMKMETELSAPCAGIVERLAVGEGQVVAQGDLLIAVEASPIA; from the coding sequence GTGCAGCTGAAATTCCGCGACGACAACGGTGAACACGCCCTCGCCGTCCGTCACCAGGAGGGCGGTTGGCTCGTGACGCCCGAGGGTGAAACGACGGGAGCGTCAGTCATCGCTGCCGCCGACGGTGCCTGGCTCGTGACGCTTCCTGACGGCAGCCGGCGCCGGGCCTGGGTCGTGGCGCAGCGCGACGAGCGCCTGGTGTTCTGCGACGGTCGCGTCCACCGGTTGCGCCGGCCCGACCCGGTCCACGCCGGCGAAGCCGTGGCCGACGTGGCCGAGGGGCCGAACCTGCACGCGCGCATGCCGGGCAAGGTGGTGCGCCTGCTGGTGTCCGCCGGCCAGCAGGTGTCCGCCGGCCAACCGCTCGTGATCATGGAATCGATGAAGATGGAAACCGAGTTGTCGGCGCCGTGCGCCGGGATCGTCGAGCGCCTTGCGGTCGGCGAAGGACAGGTCGTCGCCCAGGGCGACCTGCTGATTGCCGTCGAGGCCTCGCCCATCGCTTGA
- a CDS encoding HDOD domain-containing protein, whose protein sequence is MDHRLQEIIAATGELPALPSTTSRLLALLDDESAGADAVLEVIGTDASLTANLLKLSNSAYYGLRRQVGTVNEALMMLGSRTVVSLAFATSLGDVLRGPLAGYRLERDVLWRHSLAVAVGAAHLAGTGAAGAPDSARVSRDRAFTAGLVHDIGKLVLNGALKAKLQQLPQTAGFDVLVRGEREILGFDHAEAGQALAESWNSPTGLATVIGAHHVPYTAGCLADLGPEPAAADLLRAVAGANLTASRAGLGAGDLCTDDAPWLEALDALGVAEVDAREVLARLPGDVASLADALKGRP, encoded by the coding sequence ATGGACCACCGCCTGCAGGAGATCATCGCCGCCACCGGCGAGCTTCCGGCATTGCCGTCGACGACCTCGCGTCTGCTGGCGCTGCTGGACGACGAGAGTGCCGGGGCCGACGCCGTGCTCGAGGTGATCGGCACCGATGCCTCGCTGACCGCCAACCTTCTGAAGCTGAGCAACAGCGCCTATTACGGATTGCGTCGCCAGGTGGGCACCGTCAACGAGGCGCTGATGATGCTGGGCAGCCGCACCGTCGTCTCGCTGGCGTTCGCCACCAGCCTGGGCGACGTGTTGCGGGGGCCGCTGGCCGGCTACCGCCTGGAGCGCGATGTCCTTTGGCGGCATTCGCTGGCCGTCGCCGTGGGGGCGGCCCACCTGGCCGGCACGGGCGCCGCCGGCGCCCCCGACAGTGCCCGTGTTTCGCGGGACCGCGCCTTCACCGCCGGTCTCGTCCACGACATCGGCAAGCTGGTGCTCAACGGCGCCCTCAAGGCGAAGCTTCAGCAGTTGCCCCAGACCGCCGGCTTCGACGTGCTGGTGCGCGGTGAGCGCGAGATCCTCGGCTTCGACCACGCCGAAGCCGGGCAGGCGCTGGCCGAGTCCTGGAATTCCCCGACCGGGCTGGCCACCGTCATCGGCGCGCACCATGTTCCGTACACCGCCGGCTGCCTGGCCGACCTGGGGCCCGAACCCGCGGCCGCCGACCTGCTGCGCGCCGTGGCGGGCGCCAACCTGACCGCCAGCCGCGCGGGCCTCGGCGCCGGCGACCTGTGCACCGACGACGCCCCCTGGCTCGAGGCGCTCGACGCGCTGGGCGTAGCCGAGGTCGACGCGCGCGAGGTGCTGGCCCGCCTGCCCGGTGATGTCGCGTCGCTGGCCGACGCGCTGAAAGGTCGTCCGTGA
- a CDS encoding arsenate reductase ArsC, translating to MKVLFICTANACRSQMAEAWARQLFPAGWTAASAGLITHPIHERTRAIMAEAGVAMDGQYSKSIDVHDLDAFDLVVTLSDEAGRFLPALADPSRHRPSPMPDPMSARGTAAELRAAYRAGRDHLRGLVSGLVAEFSR from the coding sequence GTGAAGGTCCTGTTCATCTGCACCGCGAACGCCTGCCGCAGCCAGATGGCCGAGGCCTGGGCGCGCCAGCTGTTTCCCGCTGGCTGGACCGCCGCCAGTGCCGGGTTGATCACGCACCCGATCCACGAGCGCACGCGCGCGATCATGGCCGAGGCGGGCGTCGCCATGGACGGCCAGTATTCCAAGTCCATCGACGTGCACGACCTGGACGCCTTCGACCTCGTGGTCACCCTCAGCGATGAGGCCGGCCGCTTCCTGCCGGCCCTGGCCGACCCTTCGCGGCACCGCCCCAGCCCGATGCCCGACCCGATGTCCGCCCGCGGGACGGCCGCCGAACTGCGCGCCGCCTACCGAGCCGGCCGGGATCACCTGCGGGGGCTGGTTTCAGGCCTCGTGGCAGAGTTTTCCCGCTGA